ATAGATAAGAACTGAAATTGTTGACTCCATActtttattcatttttttttggatcacttctttgttttcccatgatttattataacAATATGTTGTATGAGAAAGTAGACAGAGTGTTACCTCCCAGGAGGAGCTTTCAGAAAAAGCCAATTATCTGGATATTCCTTATCTTGGCTTTCCTTGCCATGTATAAGTTGCCGTTATCTTTGTTTTCCACAAAGCAAGATGTTATCGACCCCAAAGCTGTTATTCTCAATGCCcttgaaatcaatttagcTGGCAATTGGTCACGGAAGTATACTGCTGAACCACACTTGGCTGGAACAAACTATGATTTGGTTGCATGGACTGAACTGAAATTTAAGGAGTACGGGCTTAAAACCCAAGTTGACACCTATGATATTTATGTTAGTTATCCAAAGGACCatgatttaaaattgattaacaAAAAGGGCCATGTCGAGTACCAGCCATCATTAAAAGAAGATgtaattgatgaagatcCAACCACACATGGTAACGACACGATCCCTACATTTTTGGGATATGCTGCCAACGGGAATGTAACTGCTGAATACGTGTTTGTCAACTACGGGACTAAagaagattttgattttttaaagCAGCAAAAAGTTAATATTACTGGTAAAATTGCCATTGCTCGTTATGGTAAAATTTTCCGTGGATTAAAGGTTAAATTTGCCCAGGAACATGGTGCTGTTGGTGTTTTGATATATTCAGACCCTGGGGATGACCAAGGAATCACACCTACCAATGGGTATAAACAGTATCCCCATGGACCTGCACGTCAAGAAAGCTCTGTTCAAAGAGGCTCTGTACAATTCTTGTCACAAATTCCTGGAGACCCAACTACCCCAGGCTACCCTTCTAAGGGAGATGTTGAGCGCAAAGACCCTCATGAGAGTATTGGTAGAATCCCCGCTTTGCCGATATCCTATCGTGAGGTTAAACCCATATTGGCCAAATTAAATGGATTTGGTATACAACCAGATCTGTTTGCTGGTGAATTGGAAGGATTTGACTACTTTACTGGCCCAAACCCAAAATACACGTTAAACTTGTATAATGACCAAATTTACAACATTACACCATTGTGGAATGTTTATGGAGAAATTGAAGGTCAGAACAAAGACGAGGTGATTATAATTGGCAATCACAGAGATGCATGGATCAAGGGAGGGGCATCTGATCCCAACAGCGGTTCTGCTGCTTTATTAGAGATTACTCGTgctttaaatgaattaaagcagcaaaattataaattcaaGCGTACGATAATTTTGCATAGTTATGATGGCGAAGAGTATGGGCTTTTAGGCTCCACTGAGCAAGGGGAATACTATGCAGAAAAATACCAACGTAATGTTGTCGCATATTTGAACTTGGACGATGCTGTTTCGGGAAAACATTTCAAGTTAAGTGCATCTCCTGTATTAGACGAGGTATTGTTAGCCGTTGCCAAAGAATTGCAATACCCAGAAAAGGGAGCTGGTAGTTTGTATGACCATTGGTTGGCCAATGGCGGTAGAATTAAACCCCTTGGATCCGGGTCTGATTACACAGTTTATCTCGATCATCTCGGGATTCCCTCTGTCGATTTGGGGTTTGCCGGTGGGAAAGGGGACCCAGtatatcattatcattcaaATTATGACTCTTATCACTGGATGGAGAAATTTGGAGATGAGGGGTTTGTATTTCATAATTTATGTGCAAAATATGTACTGTTGCTTGCATTACAATTATCAGAGAGAGAAGTCATTGATTTCAGACTTTCAAACTACTCAAAAAAGTTGCAAGAGTATTACAACTCCACTATATCAACCATTCCCAAGTCTTGGTTGAACAAGACGGTAGAATCCTCCCTTGGCAACACAGACTGGGAAGAAtacaattttatcaataaagtCACCAATGGTTACTACACAGAAGAAATGCCAGAGGGCAACCAATGCAGAATGATGAGGTATATCCACCACTATAAACACAAAACAACTTTGCAAGAATTGGTAACTGCAACTTTCCAGAAATTGGAGAAATTTGATAACGTGACCCAATCATTGGATCTCACGTCCTTCAAATTGCAAGCACTttatgatgattatgacAATTTACCATTGTGGGAGAGGATCAAATTACATTTCCGTATCAGACATCACAATAAATTGTTACAgtattttgaaagaaacTTTCTCCATCAAAAGGGATTACATAACAGGTTCTGGTTTAGACACATTGTTTATGCCAGCGGAAGATACACTGGATATGCCGGACAAACATTACCAGGATTAAATGAAGCTATTGAAGATGGTGATTTTGATAGATTTGTACACTGGGTTAATATCTTTGCGAGAACTTTGAAGAGAATCAACAGACATTCATAAGGGCATGTGATTTGATTTAAGgtttaaactttttttttttataatatatcgacacaaaattgaaaccatTCTATGCTTCTCCTcccttttatttttttgatttaaaaattaacaCGATTATCccatttttgttttagaaaaaaaagttttgtAGAAAATTCTCTAGTTACCTCAAGTTTTCTTTCGATCACCAAAGGTAATTTTAAATGCGAAAACAATCGTCTTTTGTGAACAAGTTCTATTCtccatcaccaccatctAGAAAGAAAACAGCCACACTAACAAGGCTTGAATCTTCTGCTATTAGGTCTAGTTTCCCCGGTTTTAGAGCGCCTTTCCAAGCGTCACCGTTAGAAACtaaaaaatacaacaacaccaaatGTTCTTTATGT
This sequence is a window from Candida dubliniensis CD36 chromosome 7, complete sequence. Protein-coding genes within it:
- a CDS encoding N-acetylated-alpha-linked acidic dipeptidase I, putative (Similar to Sus scrofa FOLH1;~Similar to S. cerevisiae VPS70); the encoded protein is MIYYNNMLYEKVDRVLPPRRSFQKKPIIWIFLILAFLAMYKLPLSLFSTKQDVIDPKAVILNALEINLAGNWSRKYTAEPHLAGTNYDLVAWTESKFKEYGLKTQVDTYDIYVSYPKDHDLKLINKKGHVEYQPSLKEDVIDEDPTTHGNDTIPTFLGYAANGNVTAEYVFVNYGTKEDFDFLKQQKVNITGKIAIARYGKIFRGLKVKFAQEHGAVGVLIYSDPGDDQGITPTNGYKQYPHGPARQESSVQRGSVQFLSQIPGDPTTPGYPSKGDVERKDPHESIGRIPALPISYREVKPILAKLNGFGIQPDSFAGELEGFDYFTGPNPKYTLNLYNDQIYNITPLWNVYGEIEGQNKDEVIIIGNHRDAWIKGGASDPNSGSAALLEITRALNELKQQNYKFKRTIILHSYDGEEYGLLGSTEQGEYYAEKYQRNVVAYLNLDDAVSGKHFKLSASPVLDEVLLAVAKELQYPEKGAGSLYDHWLANGGRIKPLGSGSDYTVYLDHLGIPSVDLGFAGGKGDPVYHYHSNYDSYHWMEKFGDEGFVFHNLCAKYVSLLALQLSEREVIDFRLSNYSKKLQEYYNSTISTIPKSWLNKTVESSLGNTDWEEYNFINKVTNGYYTEEMPEGNQCRMMRYIHHYKHKTTLQELVTATFQKLEKFDNVTQSLDLTSFKLQALYDDYDNLPLWERIKLHFRIRHHNKLLQYFERNFLHQKGLHNRFWFRHIVYASGRYTGYAGQTLPGLNEAIEDGDFDRFVHWVNIFARTLKRINRHS